In the genome of Leucobacter luti, one region contains:
- a CDS encoding MmgE/PrpD family protein, with the protein MTTTHHVRVYRSDEELPRTEQLAWKIAEVAVDPVAVDADVADMIINRVIDNAAVAAASLTRAPIIAARAQALAHPVSTGGSGASIFGIDGTADASARTSPEWAAWANGVAVRELDYHDTFLAAEYSHPGDNIPPILAVAQHVGKDGAALVRGIATGYEIQMDLVRSICLHAHKIDHVAHIGPSAAAGIGTLLGLDAETIYQAVGQGLHTTTATRQSRKGEISTWKAHAPAFAGKMAIEAVDRAMRGQTSPSPIYEGEDGVIAWLLDGPNASYDVPLPVAGEPKRAILDSYTKEHSAEYQAQAWIDLARKLHGERPELADPANIARIVLHTSHHTHFVIGSGANDPQKYDPTASRETLDHSIPYIFAVALQDGGWHHVDSYAPARAGRADTVALWQKITTAEDAEWTRRYHSEDPAEKAFGGRVEIELTDGTTVVDEIAVADAHPLGARPFARENYITKFRILAEPVLAPEEIDRFLELVQRLPELTIAEVRELNIVARPGLLDLAAAPKGLF; encoded by the coding sequence ATGACCACCACCCACCACGTCCGTGTGTACCGGAGTGACGAAGAGCTGCCCCGCACCGAACAGCTCGCCTGGAAGATCGCGGAGGTCGCCGTCGATCCCGTCGCTGTCGATGCTGACGTGGCTGACATGATCATCAACCGAGTGATCGATAACGCCGCTGTCGCCGCAGCATCACTCACTCGTGCCCCCATCATCGCTGCCAGGGCGCAAGCGCTCGCGCACCCCGTTTCCACTGGCGGATCAGGCGCGAGTATCTTCGGCATCGACGGCACCGCCGACGCCAGCGCGCGCACCAGTCCCGAGTGGGCCGCCTGGGCCAACGGCGTTGCCGTGCGCGAGCTCGACTACCATGACACCTTCCTCGCGGCCGAGTACTCCCACCCCGGTGACAATATTCCGCCGATCCTCGCGGTCGCCCAGCACGTTGGCAAGGATGGCGCCGCCCTCGTGCGTGGCATCGCCACGGGCTACGAGATCCAAATGGATTTGGTGCGCTCGATCTGCCTGCACGCGCACAAGATCGACCACGTCGCGCACATCGGCCCCTCCGCCGCCGCAGGGATCGGGACGCTGCTCGGCCTCGACGCCGAGACGATTTACCAGGCGGTCGGCCAGGGCCTGCACACCACGACCGCAACCCGCCAGAGCCGCAAGGGAGAGATCTCGACATGGAAAGCGCACGCCCCGGCTTTCGCGGGCAAGATGGCGATCGAAGCGGTGGATCGGGCGATGCGCGGCCAGACCTCGCCGAGCCCCATCTACGAGGGTGAAGACGGCGTGATCGCCTGGCTGCTCGACGGCCCGAACGCCTCCTACGACGTGCCGCTGCCAGTCGCGGGCGAGCCGAAGCGCGCAATCCTCGACAGCTACACGAAAGAGCACTCGGCCGAGTACCAGGCGCAGGCGTGGATCGACCTCGCCCGGAAGCTGCACGGTGAACGCCCCGAGCTCGCCGATCCCGCGAACATCGCGCGGATCGTGCTCCATACGAGCCACCACACCCACTTCGTGATCGGATCGGGTGCGAACGATCCGCAGAAGTATGACCCGACCGCCTCACGCGAGACGCTCGATCACTCGATCCCGTACATCTTCGCCGTTGCGCTGCAGGACGGGGGCTGGCACCACGTCGACTCCTATGCCCCAGCGCGGGCTGGCCGCGCGGACACTGTCGCGCTGTGGCAGAAGATCACGACCGCGGAGGACGCCGAGTGGACGCGGCGCTACCACTCTGAGGATCCTGCCGAGAAGGCGTTTGGTGGTCGCGTGGAGATCGAGCTGACCGACGGCACCACAGTCGTCGACGAGATCGCTGTGGCCGATGCGCACCCGCTGGGCGCCAGGCCGTTCGCCCGCGAGAACTACATCACCAAGTTCCGGATCCTGGCCGAGCCGGTGCTCGCCCCAGAAGAGATCGACCGCTTCCTTGAGCTCGTGCAGCGGCTGCCAGAGCTCACTATCGCGGAGGTGCGTGAACTCAACATCGTTGCACGACCTGGCCTCCTCGATCTCGCGGCGGCGCCGAAAGGACTGTTCTAA
- a CDS encoding GntR family transcriptional regulator codes for MRASDRAYRAIVEEIQSGELAPGAVIGEVEQSARLGVSRTPMREAIARLVADGLVRQQSARVLVVAGFDAADIRALFETRRALEETAARLAAARGNRARFAALAADFRAARPEANNSAADDYYALIARFDEALDTAVDNAYLTQALRPIRAHLARARRIARDNADRLRASVTEHALIADAIARGDAELAAHATHVHLHHALAAILSSIAASPVSEGPA; via the coding sequence ATGCGAGCGAGTGATCGCGCCTACCGCGCTATCGTTGAGGAGATCCAGAGCGGAGAGCTCGCCCCTGGCGCCGTGATCGGCGAGGTTGAACAGTCCGCGCGCCTCGGTGTCAGCAGGACCCCGATGCGCGAGGCGATCGCCCGGCTCGTCGCAGACGGCCTCGTGCGGCAGCAGTCCGCCCGCGTCCTCGTCGTCGCGGGCTTCGACGCCGCCGATATCCGCGCCCTGTTCGAGACCCGCCGCGCCCTCGAAGAAACTGCGGCACGCCTTGCCGCCGCCCGCGGCAATCGCGCGCGGTTCGCCGCGCTCGCCGCAGACTTCCGTGCCGCCCGCCCAGAGGCAAACAACAGTGCGGCCGATGACTACTACGCGCTGATTGCCCGCTTCGACGAGGCGCTCGATACCGCTGTCGACAATGCCTACCTCACTCAAGCGTTGCGCCCCATCCGGGCCCACCTCGCCCGCGCCAGGCGCATCGCACGCGACAACGCGGATCGCTTGCGCGCGTCTGTCACCGAGCACGCGCTCATTGCCGACGCGATCGCTCGTGGCGACGCGGAGCTCGCCGCCCACGCCACCCACGTGCACCTGCACCACGCCCTCGCTGCGATTCTGAGTTCGATCGCCGCTTCGCCCGTTTCGGAAGGACCAGCATGA
- a CDS encoding VOC family protein, which translates to MDTQSLAAQRIVPNIWCSGTAGDAGSFYSQALPNTSFEIESRYPTTGLLPFQEPLAGEPLTVAVSVGGYRLTLVNAGDEFRPNQSISLMLNFDPLNYSGGVLAARAELDATWEALADGGEVLMPLGEYPFSARYGWVADRYGVNWQLMLTDPAGDPRPFVIPSLLFGAGVQNRAAEAIDFYVSVFSNAAAGMRAPYGESTGPASADALMFGEFRIGEQWFAAMDSGVEQQESFSCGVSLEVKCEDQEEIDRLWEALSAVPEAEQCGWLADKFGVSWQIVPENMGELMERPDAFPHMLQMKKLIIAEI; encoded by the coding sequence ATGGATACTCAAAGTCTGGCAGCACAGCGGATTGTGCCGAACATCTGGTGCAGTGGTACGGCGGGGGACGCAGGGAGCTTCTACTCGCAGGCTCTTCCGAATACCTCATTCGAGATCGAGTCGCGCTATCCCACGACCGGGCTGCTCCCATTCCAGGAGCCGCTTGCGGGGGAACCGCTCACGGTCGCCGTGAGCGTAGGAGGGTACCGACTGACGCTCGTGAACGCGGGAGATGAGTTTCGCCCGAACCAGTCAATCTCGCTGATGCTGAACTTCGACCCCCTGAACTACTCTGGCGGAGTCCTTGCTGCGCGCGCGGAGCTCGACGCCACCTGGGAGGCGCTTGCGGACGGTGGTGAGGTGCTGATGCCGCTTGGCGAGTATCCGTTCAGCGCACGCTACGGCTGGGTCGCCGATAGGTACGGTGTGAACTGGCAGCTGATGCTCACGGACCCGGCAGGAGACCCGCGTCCGTTCGTGATTCCCTCGCTGTTGTTTGGCGCGGGCGTGCAGAACCGGGCAGCCGAGGCGATCGACTTCTATGTGAGCGTCTTCTCGAACGCCGCGGCGGGGATGCGCGCACCCTACGGTGAGTCAACGGGTCCGGCCTCGGCTGATGCGCTCATGTTTGGCGAGTTCCGGATCGGGGAACAGTGGTTCGCAGCGATGGACTCTGGCGTGGAGCAACAGGAGTCGTTCAGCTGCGGTGTCTCGCTCGAAGTGAAGTGTGAGGATCAGGAGGAGATCGACCGGCTGTGGGAGGCGCTCTCGGCGGTACCGGAAGCAGAACAGTGCGGCTGGCTGGCAGACAAATTTGGGGTGAGCTGGCAAATCGTGCCGGAGAACATGGGAGAGCTGATGGAGCGGCCCGACGCCTTTCCGCACATGCTGCAGATGAAGAAGCTGATCATCGCCGAGATCTAA
- a CDS encoding VOC family protein gives MMTIRLNPYLNFHGTAREALEFYQSVLGGSLNIMNYDSIPGVMGDADEGDKVMHGQLDTEDGLTLMAADLPASLADSPDASLGGVSITLSGTDERIRDAWDALTEGGTIVEPFAEAPWGDTFGMLVDRFGARWMLSLEKAE, from the coding sequence ATGATGACGATCCGACTCAACCCGTACCTCAACTTCCACGGCACCGCACGGGAAGCGCTCGAGTTCTATCAGTCGGTGCTCGGCGGCTCGCTGAATATCATGAACTACGACTCGATTCCCGGCGTGATGGGCGATGCGGACGAGGGCGACAAAGTGATGCACGGCCAACTCGACACCGAGGACGGCCTCACCCTCATGGCAGCTGACCTCCCAGCCTCACTCGCAGACTCGCCCGACGCGTCACTCGGAGGGGTGTCGATCACGCTCTCTGGAACCGATGAGCGTATCCGCGACGCTTGGGACGCGCTGACCGAGGGCGGCACCATCGTTGAGCCCTTCGCCGAGGCGCCATGGGGTGACACGTTCGGGATGCTCGTCGATCGCTTCGGCGCCCGCTGGATGCTCAGCCTGGAAAAAGCCGAATGA
- a CDS encoding DUF6891 domain-containing protein, with protein MTEQAAAPVSTLAPAFAALGEIGVLAREAFPCCGSCGDAEIGAARDDSRVWRGYLFFDTQDAGNIAWDGDTHVSYGAFLDAYVTGDEWESLPEAAQESRYAEFVTALLLDEVFPVLERHGVTVTWNRDLATRVLLSGVALLEP; from the coding sequence GTGACCGAGCAAGCGGCGGCGCCGGTGTCCACGCTGGCACCGGCGTTTGCCGCGCTCGGGGAGATCGGTGTGCTTGCGCGCGAGGCGTTCCCCTGCTGCGGTTCGTGCGGTGATGCGGAGATCGGGGCTGCACGAGACGACTCTCGCGTGTGGCGCGGCTACCTGTTCTTCGACACGCAGGACGCTGGCAACATCGCGTGGGACGGAGATACTCACGTCAGCTATGGGGCATTTCTGGATGCCTATGTCACCGGGGACGAGTGGGAATCACTCCCGGAGGCAGCACAAGAGTCTCGCTACGCGGAATTCGTGACGGCACTGCTGCTCGACGAAGTCTTTCCCGTGCTGGAGCGTCACGGCGTTACGGTCACCTGGAATCGCGACCTCGCCACCCGGGTGTTGCTGAGCGGTGTCGCTCTGCTGGAGCCGTAG
- the pheT gene encoding phenylalanine--tRNA ligase subunit beta produces MRVPLSWLGEFVELPADVTPEQVHADLVRVGFEEEDIRRFDVTGPVVVGEVLSREPEEHSNGKTINWCQVRVAPAGERAADGGEDVRGIVCGAHNFDAGDRVVVSLPGAVLPGGFEISARKTYGHVSDGMIASARELTLGEDHDGIIVLSRLGIDAEPGADAKALLGLDQSAVEINVTPDRGYAFSIRGVAREVSHSTGAAFTDPAAAVTPVSGSGFSVVIDDQAPIRGRVGAAGFIARTVRGIDQSRPTPAWMVARLQLAGIRSLSLEVDISNYVMLELGQPLHAYDISKLSGGITVRRAAAGETLMTLDGAERTLSVEDLVITDESGVIGLAGVMGGESTKVDDTTTDVLIEAATFDPVSIARTSRRHKLPSEASKRFERGVDPLVARAAAQRMVDLLVELAGGTPDALGAELSAPWEAPEIRLPLARINGLMGADYTDAEARAAIEMIGCTIVEGAAGEIRVTPPSWRSDLTRPADLVEEVARVVGYDRIPSVLPVAPPGRGLTRAQRLRRRAANVVTAAGLDEVQSYPFVTRTQLTDFGAGVEAVVPVIDGVAQGDDAQTAAVPAVKLANPLDGEAPFMRRSLLPGLVTAAQRNVSRGLTDLSLVEFGAVFVPGNNLGTEGVPPLAEKPDAETLAALYASVPAQPRRAAGLLIGDAIAKQPGEHAREIDWADALDAAKIAAGAVSADLVVTQGAHRAFHPGRTAELSVRVADGLEVVGVAGELLPELSAAYHLPGRVAAFELDLDRLIELAPREPETHQLSTYPAATQDLTLVVAAEVPAGDVLAVVAAGAGELLESARIVDDYRGAGIPDEQKALTFALRFRAVDRTLKAEEASAAKLAGVSAAELAFDAKLRE; encoded by the coding sequence ATGCGCGTTCCACTCAGCTGGCTCGGCGAGTTTGTCGAGCTTCCCGCGGATGTCACACCCGAGCAGGTGCACGCCGATCTGGTGCGTGTCGGCTTCGAAGAAGAAGATATCCGCCGCTTTGATGTCACCGGTCCCGTCGTGGTCGGCGAGGTCCTGTCGCGCGAGCCGGAGGAGCACTCCAACGGCAAGACGATCAACTGGTGCCAGGTGCGGGTCGCGCCTGCTGGCGAGCGCGCTGCCGACGGTGGCGAAGATGTGCGCGGCATTGTGTGCGGCGCTCACAACTTCGACGCGGGCGACCGCGTGGTCGTGAGCCTGCCGGGAGCTGTGCTGCCCGGTGGGTTCGAGATCTCCGCGCGCAAGACCTACGGCCACGTTTCAGACGGCATGATCGCTTCCGCGCGTGAGCTGACGCTTGGCGAGGATCACGATGGCATCATCGTGCTGTCGCGGCTCGGGATCGACGCTGAGCCCGGCGCAGACGCAAAAGCCCTACTCGGACTTGATCAGAGCGCGGTCGAGATCAACGTGACGCCGGATCGAGGCTATGCGTTCTCCATTCGCGGCGTGGCACGCGAGGTGTCCCACTCGACCGGGGCGGCATTCACCGATCCTGCGGCCGCCGTGACTCCGGTCTCCGGCTCCGGATTCTCAGTCGTGATTGATGATCAGGCGCCGATCCGGGGTCGTGTCGGTGCCGCTGGCTTCATCGCTCGCACGGTCCGGGGGATCGATCAGTCGCGCCCGACGCCGGCGTGGATGGTGGCGCGCCTGCAGCTTGCTGGTATTCGCAGCCTGTCGCTTGAGGTCGACATCTCGAACTATGTGATGCTCGAACTCGGTCAGCCGCTGCACGCCTATGACATTTCGAAACTGAGCGGTGGCATCACGGTGCGGCGCGCGGCCGCGGGCGAGACGCTGATGACGCTCGACGGCGCTGAGCGCACGCTGAGCGTTGAGGATCTGGTGATCACCGATGAGTCCGGTGTGATCGGCCTCGCCGGCGTCATGGGCGGCGAATCGACGAAGGTCGACGACACCACCACCGATGTGCTCATCGAGGCCGCCACATTTGATCCCGTGTCGATTGCGCGTACTTCGCGCCGGCACAAGCTGCCGAGTGAGGCATCGAAGCGCTTCGAACGTGGCGTTGATCCGCTCGTGGCCCGCGCGGCGGCGCAGCGCATGGTTGACCTGCTGGTCGAGCTTGCCGGCGGCACGCCCGATGCGCTCGGCGCAGAGTTGAGTGCACCCTGGGAGGCGCCCGAGATCCGGCTGCCGCTCGCGCGCATTAACGGCCTGATGGGCGCCGACTACACCGACGCTGAAGCGCGTGCCGCGATCGAGATGATCGGGTGCACCATTGTCGAGGGAGCGGCCGGCGAGATTCGTGTCACCCCGCCGAGCTGGCGCTCGGACCTCACTCGCCCAGCGGATCTCGTTGAGGAAGTCGCGCGCGTGGTTGGCTACGACCGGATCCCCTCGGTGCTGCCTGTTGCACCGCCAGGACGCGGGCTGACCCGAGCGCAGCGGCTGCGCCGTCGCGCGGCGAACGTCGTCACTGCGGCAGGTCTCGACGAGGTGCAGAGCTACCCGTTTGTGACCCGCACACAGCTCACGGACTTCGGCGCTGGCGTCGAGGCCGTCGTGCCCGTGATCGACGGGGTGGCGCAGGGCGACGATGCACAGACCGCAGCAGTTCCGGCTGTGAAGCTCGCGAACCCGCTCGACGGAGAGGCGCCGTTCATGCGGCGCTCGCTGCTGCCGGGGCTCGTGACGGCTGCGCAGCGGAATGTGTCTCGTGGTCTCACCGATCTGTCGCTCGTGGAGTTTGGAGCCGTCTTCGTACCTGGCAACAACCTCGGCACTGAGGGGGTGCCGCCGCTGGCTGAGAAGCCGGATGCCGAGACTCTCGCGGCACTGTACGCTTCAGTTCCCGCGCAGCCGCGCCGCGCCGCTGGTCTCCTCATCGGCGATGCAATTGCGAAGCAGCCTGGGGAGCATGCCCGGGAAATTGACTGGGCTGACGCGCTCGACGCCGCGAAGATCGCGGCGGGCGCGGTGTCTGCTGATCTTGTGGTGACGCAGGGCGCGCACCGTGCGTTCCACCCTGGTCGCACCGCAGAGCTGAGCGTGCGTGTTGCTGACGGCCTTGAAGTTGTCGGTGTGGCCGGCGAGCTGCTTCCCGAGCTCAGCGCGGCATACCACTTGCCCGGTCGAGTTGCGGCGTTCGAGCTGGATCTGGATCGGCTGATCGAGCTTGCTCCTCGCGAGCCCGAAACGCACCAGTTGTCAACGTATCCCGCGGCAACACAGGATCTGACGCTCGTGGTGGCTGCCGAGGTGCCTGCCGGTGACGTGTTGGCAGTCGTGGCTGCTGGTGCGGGTGAGCTGCTCGAAAGCGCACGGATCGTCGATGACTACCGTGGTGCGGGGATCCCGGATGAGCAGAAGGCATTGACGTTTGCACTGCGCTTCCGAGCAGTGGATCGCACGCTGAAAGCGGAAGAAGCGAGCGCTGCGAAGCTCGCTGGTGTGTCCGCCGCTGAACTCGCGTTCGACGCCAAGCTGCGCGAGTAG